The genomic region GCAGGTATACTGGGCAAGTTTTTCAAACCCCTGTGTAAATGTCTTTAAACCATTCTACTTCCAAGGCGTGAAAGTACCTGCAAATTACGCAACAGGTACAAGCGATTACAACGCAAACTCACCATGGTGGTGGGCTAACCGCGTAAAACTTCTCTGCGACCTCAACTACGAGGCACTCGCCCCAGTAGCCCAATCGGTATTCAAGCAGACAGAAAAGTGGGAGCTGAATCGGATTCAGACAGTTGAAGCTACAGCACTCGATCTAGTTAGGAAAGGGAAGAATGCTGACGCGGTAAACCTTTTACAATCCTTTGTAAACGAGAACTGCACACGAGTCGAAAGTGAATACAAACTCTTAAACGAAATTCTTGAAAAAATGGTCAAATCATTAGGAATAAAATATCTCTATCTTGATTACTTGAAGAGCTGGACGAAACAAAAGAAAGTTCCTCTTCCAATAGAATAACACAACTGCAAGGCGAAACAATGGGCCCGCAGGAACTTGCGGGCCCATTGTTTCTCACAGCTCCTCTCTATTTTGTCTGAGCTACTAGAACAATCTGAACATCCATTACATTCGTGTTGGTTGGACCAGTAATATATAAGTCTCCAACTTTTTTGAAGAAATTATACGAGTCATTATTTTTTAAATATTCTTGTGGATTTAATCCTAACTTCCGTGCTCGAACCACGGTAGTGCCGTCTACAATAGCACCAGCAGCATCCGTGGGGCCATCTGTCCCATCGGTACCTGCGCTCATAAGTACAATGTTGTTTTCGCCTTCGAGTAAAATAGCTGCTGAAAGACACAACTCCTGATTCCTTCCACCGAGACCATTCCCACTGACCGTAACTGTAGTTTCGCCTCCGCATATTATGCAAGCAGGAGGAGATATCGGGTTACCTGATTTCATTGCCTCTTTTGCAACCGCACACAACACTTTTGCAACTTCTCTAGCTTCCCCCTCGACCATCGAAGAGAGAATAATTGCATTATATCCTAGATCCTTTGCTTTTTCTTTTATCGCTTGCAGAGCAATGTAATTATTCCCAACAATAAAATTATAAGTCTTACGGAATACATCCTCTCCTGGTTTTGGAGTCTCCGGAATTTTCCCTTGAAGGCCCATTTCGATCCTTGCAACCACCGATTTCGGAACTTTATCCTTAATATTATATTTCTCCAGTACATTAAAAGCATCAGCGAAAGTAGTCTCATCCGGAACTGTAGGCCCTGAAGCAATTGTATCAAGACGGTCACCAATCACGTCTGAAAGTATGAGGCTTACTACTGTCGCAGGATAAGCGAGCCTGGATAACTGTCCGCCTTTAATTTCCGAAATATGTTTTCGCACTGCATTCATATCCCGAATATTAGCCCCACAGGCTAAAAGAATCTTAGTTGTGAAAATCTTTTCATCCAGAGTAATACCATCTGCGGGATAAGGCAGTAAAGCTGACCCTCCTCCTGATATTAGAAAGAAAACAAGATCATCTTCTGTTGCACTTTTAAGGAAATTTAGTATTTCCTTAGCAGCTTTAAATCCATTTTCATCGGGAACAGGATGTCCGGCCTCAACAATCCTTATTTTATTTAGTTTTGCTGTATACCCGTATTTTACAACTATCAGGCCATCTGTTATCTTGTCCCCCAGTAATTCTTCAAGTGCTTTTGCCATAAAGGCAGTCGCTTTCCCCATGCCAAAAACATAAATTCTTTTAAATTGCCGAAGATCAAATGACTGTGAATCGCTGGTCCCATTTTTTATAAAAATAGAATCGTCTGATATCCTCACTGTATTTTTAATTATGTGATACGGATCGACGGCGAGTAATCCGTATCGAAACAGCTCTTTAATATCCCTACGTAAATCTACTATTGACTTCATAGCAATATAAGTGATATTATAAATATTACAATCATTGATGTGATCCCCATAACTATCGTCGCTGTAGTATATACCTTCAGAGCAATTGGAACATCGAGATTGGAGAATCTCGAAACAACCCAGAAATAACTGTCATTCGCATGGGACGCAACCATTGAGCCAGAACCCATTGCCAACAGAGCTAGCACTGGACCCCACCCAGCCGCCAAACCTAAACTATGCAACATAGGAGCAACAATTGCTGCAGTGGTAATAATAGCAACTGTAGAAGAACCCTGCGCTGTTTTCAGAGCCGAAGCTATGAGAAACGGAAGGAAAATTCCCAAGTGCAGATTTGTAAGCACCCCGCCGATGTAATCACCGATATGGGTAACTTTCAAAATATTCCCAAATACGCCACCCGCAGCCGTAATAGCCAAGATAGAACCTGCTTTTTCAACACCATCAAACAACCATTTATCTAATACATTTTTATTCCACGACTTGACCAGTGTAAGTGAAAAAAAGACCCCAATTAACAAAGCGAGCTGCGGTTCGCCCGCAAATATCACAAAATTTTTAAAAAAGCCACTTCCGATCGAGATACCTGGCATTAATATAATTGATTTTGTCGCAATGAGGATCACTGGTAATATTATTGGTATAAATGAATGCAGAGGGCTTGGTAATTTCTTATATTGCTCTTGAAGTTGTTCATACCTAACTTCGGATTCAGCAGGTACAAAATATTTTCTTCCCACTGTTACCGCCCAAATGTATCCAACAGCGGCAGGAAACAGCGTAACAGGCAAGCCCAAGAGCATTACACGACCAAGGTCCTCACCTACTATTCCAGCCGCGGCTGTTGCACCAGGATGAGGGGGTATTAAACAATGAACTGAATATAAAGCTGAACCAAGTGCCACCGCCATCACACTCATGCTGACTTTCGCTCTTTCTGCCAGAGCCTTATTCAGAGTGCTCAAAACCACAAATCCTGAGTCACAAAATATAGGTATTCCCACAATGTAACCGCTTATGCTCATCACTAAAGGTATTAACCGGGTCCCTACAATCTTTAAAATAAAATTAGCCATACTAAAAGCAGCTCCCGTTCTCTCAAGAATTACGCCGATTGTTGTGCCGCATATTATCACGATTCCGATAGATGCCATAGTGTTTCCAAACCCTTCTTTGATGGCTTCTAGGATTTTTTCGGCCGGTAAACCAGCAGCAATACCCACTCCAAGGGCAGTAATGAGCAAAACATAAAATGCATTCATCCTCACTACTGCCGTCATTATTATTATAAACAAAATTGCCACGAGGAAAATTATGAACAACCAGATACCATCAACCATTATCTCCTCCTCGCTAAAATTATAAACATATCCAACAGATGTGTCAAGTTGTTAACAAATTTATACATTTTTTTTATAAATAACTTGACATAACATCCCCATTATCTTATAATTTATCTACCTTAAAAGGAGGTTTCAAATGCTTAAATCAGCAAAAACCGTAGGAGCGGTGATACTAGCCACAATCGCAAGCATTGCAATTGTGGCTGCCTGTGACACCGGTGTGGCT from bacterium harbors:
- a CDS encoding GntP family permease codes for the protein MVDGIWLFIIFLVAILFIIIMTAVVRMNAFYVLLITALGVGIAAGLPAEKILEAIKEGFGNTMASIGIVIICGTTIGVILERTGAAFSMANFILKIVGTRLIPLVMSISGYIVGIPIFCDSGFVVLSTLNKALAERAKVSMSVMAVALGSALYSVHCLIPPHPGATAAAGIVGEDLGRVMLLGLPVTLFPAAVGYIWAVTVGRKYFVPAESEVRYEQLQEQYKKLPSPLHSFIPIILPVILIATKSIILMPGISIGSGFFKNFVIFAGEPQLALLIGVFFSLTLVKSWNKNVLDKWLFDGVEKAGSILAITAAGGVFGNILKVTHIGDYIGGVLTNLHLGIFLPFLIASALKTAQGSSTVAIITTAAIVAPMLHSLGLAAGWGPVLALLAMGSGSMVASHANDSYFWVVSRFSNLDVPIALKVYTTATIVMGITSMIVIFIISLILL
- a CDS encoding glycerate kinase, which encodes MKSIVDLRRDIKELFRYGLLAVDPYHIIKNTVRISDDSIFIKNGTSDSQSFDLRQFKRIYVFGMGKATAFMAKALEELLGDKITDGLIVVKYGYTAKLNKIRIVEAGHPVPDENGFKAAKEILNFLKSATEDDLVFFLISGGGSALLPYPADGITLDEKIFTTKILLACGANIRDMNAVRKHISEIKGGQLSRLAYPATVVSLILSDVIGDRLDTIASGPTVPDETTFADAFNVLEKYNIKDKVPKSVVARIEMGLQGKIPETPKPGEDVFRKTYNFIVGNNYIALQAIKEKAKDLGYNAIILSSMVEGEAREVAKVLCAVAKEAMKSGNPISPPACIICGGETTVTVSGNGLGGRNQELCLSAAILLEGENNIVLMSAGTDGTDGPTDAAGAIVDGTTVVRARKLGLNPQEYLKNNDSYNFFKKVGDLYITGPTNTNVMDVQIVLVAQTK